A single genomic interval of Mangifera indica cultivar Alphonso chromosome 5, CATAS_Mindica_2.1, whole genome shotgun sequence harbors:
- the LOC123217589 gene encoding chitinase 10, whose protein sequence is MHTCKYIRGASYDQLTRSNLANMASFSPLFLSFFVSILLCLEARTLPISSLVSRDLFDAIFLHKDDNACPAKNFYTYDSFINATRRFPQFGNTGSLTIRKREIAAFLAQISHETTGGWATAPDGPFAWGLCFKEEVSPQSDYCDSTNKQWPCYPGKSYKGRGPMQLSWNYNYGQAGQALGFDGLKNPEIVANNSLTSFKTALWFWMTEQKPKPSCHNVMVGKYRPTEADIAANRTSGYGLVTNIINGGLECGIPNHGGVTDRIGYFQRYATLFNVDTGPNLNCENQKPF, encoded by the exons ATGCATACTTGCAAGTATATAAGAGGAGCTTCTTATGATCAACTCACCAGAAGCAATTTGGCAAATATGGCTTCCTTTTCCCCTCTCTTTCTCTCATTCTTCGTCTCTATTCTTCTGTGCTTAGAAGCTAGGACGTTACCCATCTCTTCTCTTGTTAGCAGAGACCTATTTGATGCTATATTCCTGCACAAAGACGACAATGCATGCCCTGCAAAGAATTTTTATACGTACGATTCATTTATAAACGCAACAAGACGTTTCCCACAATTCGGAAACACCGGAAGTTTAACAATTCGTAAGCGTGAAATTGCTGCTTTTCTTGCTCAAATATCTCATGAGACGACTGGTGGGTGGGCTACTGCTCCTGACGGACCCTTTGCTTGGGGCTTGTGCTTCAAAGAGGAAGTTTCTCCTCAAAGCGACTATTGTGACTCTACCAACAAACAGTGGCCTTGTTATCCTGGCAAATCTTACAAAGGAAGGGGACCTATGCAGCTCTCTTG GAACTACAATTATGGACAGGCAGGCCAGGCCCTGGGGTTTGATGGGTTGAAGAACCCAGAAATCGTAGCTAACAACTCTTTAACATCATTCAAAACTGCTCTCTGGTTTTGGATGACGGAACAGAAGCCAAAGCCATCTTGTCATAATGTGATGGTAGGAAAATATCGTCCCACAGAAGCTGATATAGCAGCTAATCGGACATCTGGATATGGGTTGGTCACTAACATAATCAACGGCGGACTTGAGTGTGGAATACCCAACCACGGTGGAGTTACCGATCGGATTGGATATTTTCAGCGATATGCTACGCTGTTTAATGTTGATACAGGGCCTAATTTGAATTGTGAAAATCAGAAACCCTTCTAA